In Candidatus Omnitrophota bacterium, a genomic segment contains:
- the pdxH gene encoding pyridoxamine 5'-phosphate oxidase, whose product MDLYAEALSRLNKLLEQAKSTSLLEPASFSLATADSAGRPSVRTVLVKGIDERGLVFYTNLNSRKARQIADNPNVALCFHWDPICEQVLIEGKVEAVSDAEADAYWKSRPRESQIGAWASLQSKPLKTRALLLARVAKYSLKHIGSEIPRPPHWSGLRVKPVRFEFWSSKPARLHERILYEKREGQWHRSLLYP is encoded by the coding sequence ATGGATCTCTATGCCGAAGCCCTTAGCCGGCTCAACAAACTCTTGGAACAAGCCAAGAGCACCTCACTCTTGGAACCCGCGTCCTTTTCTCTGGCCACAGCGGACAGTGCGGGGCGCCCCTCCGTGCGCACGGTCTTAGTCAAAGGGATTGATGAGCGCGGTTTGGTCTTTTATACAAACTTGAATAGCCGTAAAGCCCGGCAGATAGCGGACAACCCAAACGTGGCCTTGTGTTTTCATTGGGATCCGATTTGTGAACAGGTCTTGATTGAAGGCAAAGTCGAGGCCGTTTCCGATGCAGAAGCCGATGCCTATTGGAAGAGCCGGCCGCGCGAGAGTCAGATCGGCGCATGGGCTTCTCTGCAATCCAAACCACTGAAGACACGTGCATTGTTGTTGGCGCGCGTCGCCAAATACTCTCTCAAACACATTGGCTCGGAAATTCCCCGTCCTCCGCATTGGTCCGGTTTGCGGGTTAAACCTGTGCGCTTTGAGTTTTGGTCCTCCAAGCCCGCACGGCTTCACGAAAGAATTCTCTATGAGAAAAGAGAAGGACAATGGCACCGAAGTCTGCTCTATCCCTAA